One genomic window of Onychostoma macrolepis isolate SWU-2019 chromosome 25, ASM1243209v1, whole genome shotgun sequence includes the following:
- the fgf6a gene encoding fibroblast growth factor 6a: MATAQRFLISMCESSGRWTWTAVVLLGFLLGIVSSYPISNRTNATSLEKRWETLFSRSVLGISVEKSDMNWESDYLLGIKRVRRLYCNVGIGFHLQVLPDGRINGVHNENQYSLIEISAVERGVVSLYGVKSKLFVAMSSRGRLYGTRAFRDECKFKETLLPNNYNAYESSIYKGFYIALSKHGRLKRGYKASPAMTVTHFLPRL; encoded by the exons ATGGCCACTGCGCAAAGGTTCCTCATCAGTATGTGCGAGAGCAGCGGGCGCTGGACGTGGACTGCGGTTGTTCTGCTGGGCTTTCTGCTTGGGATCGTGTCCTCCTACCCCATCTCGAACAGGACTAATGCAACTTCACTGGAGAAAAGGTGGGAGACGCTCTTCTCCCGCTCCGTTTTGGGGATCTCGGTGGAGAAATCGGACATGAACTGGGAGAGTGACTATTTGCTGGGCATTAAGAGAGTGCGGAGGCTGTACTGCAACGTGGGCATCGGGTTTCACCTGCAGGTCCTGCCAGACGGAAGGATAAACGGTGTCCATAATGAGAACCAGTACA GTCTAATAGAAATCTCAGCGGTAGAGAGAGGAGTGGTTAGTCTATACGGCGTGAAAAGCAAGCTGTTTGTCGCAATGAGCAGCCGCGGAAGGTTATACGGAACG AGGGCCTTCCGTGACGAGTGCAAGTTCAAGGAGACACTGCTGCCCAACAATTACAACGCATATGAGTCTTCCATTTACAAGGGCTTTTATATCGCCCTCAGCAAACACGGCCGCTTGAAGCGAGGCTACAAGGCTTCCCCAGCAATGACTGTCACACATTTCCTCCCACGTTTATGA
- the tigara gene encoding probable fructose-2,6-bisphosphatase TIGAR A: MLAFGLTIVRHGETQCNKDGLLQGQKIDSPLSEIGIQQSEAASQYLRDVKFTNVFVSDMKRAKQTAEIIVRKNRTCHDIELVADPSLKERSFGIAEGGRVIEMKNMAKAARQPLPEFTPPEGETMEQVKVRIKDFLKAMFQRIANEHQDKIRDGETSLPDETDRAPAGLPDDGVLNVPVHALVVGHGAYMSIAMKYFFEDLKCPMPRGLDPSQRYSICPNTGMCRFLITLKCSNADPALSDVKCVFINRRDHIKT; the protein is encoded by the exons ATGCTCGCTTTTGGTTTAACGATAGTCCGACA TGGTGAGACGCAGTGCAACAAAGATGGCCTTTTAcaag GTCAGAAAATAGACTCTCCGCTTTCTGAAATTGGGATTCAGCAGTCTGAGGCTGCTAGTCAGTACCTCAGGGATGTAAAATTCACTAATGTGTTTGTCAGTGACATGAAACGTGCCAAGCAG acTGCAGAGATCATTGTGAGGAAGAACAGAACCTGTCATGATATAGAACTAGTAGCAGATCCATCACTTAAAGAGAGA AGTTTTGGTATAGCTGAGGGAGGTCGAGTCatagaaatgaaaaatatggCTAAAGCAGCCAGACAGCCTTTACCAGAGTTCACTCCACCTGAGGGAGAGACCATGGAGCAg gTAAAAGTGCGAATCAAGGATTTTCTCAAGGCTATGTTCCAGCGAATAGCTAATGAACATCAAGACAAAATACGAGATGGTGAAACATCCCTACCAGATGAAACCGATAGGGCTCCAGCAGGACTTCCAGATGATGGAGTCTTGAATGTGCCTGTCCATGCCTTGGTGGTTGGCCACGGGGCTTATATGAGCATAGCTATGAAGTATTTCTTTGAGGACCTGAAGTGCCCCATGCCCCGTGGTTTAGACCCTTCTCAGAGGTATTCCATCTGCCCCAACACCGGAATGTGCCGATTTCTTATCACTTTGAAATGTAGTAATGCGGATCCTGCACTTTCAGACGTGAAATGTGTGTTCATCAACAGAAGAGATCACATCAAGACTTAG